A genomic region of Salinibacter pepae contains the following coding sequences:
- a CDS encoding basic secretory protein-like protein yields MQRSPVRFALALLALSVASMIGAVGPASAQYFGQNKVQYEQFDFRSFETDQFEIYFYPEEQQAVEDAARMAERWYDRHSRTFLREFQKRKPLIFYANSPDFQQTNAVRGQLGQGTGGVTESIKERVIMPLTGSYGETDHVLGHELVHSFQYDIALRKNNEGFSLRNMPLWFIEGMAEYLSIGRKDSHTAMWMRDAAVRGDLPTIRQLTRDQQSYFPYRYGQAYMAYIGGKYGDATVTDLYKMSGRVGLDSAFVYTLGITADSLSEEWKQSTRDALLPATEGRTPVDSVGTAVIGDPGGDNQLNISPAVSPDGRYVAFISRRNLFNTNLFVADAETGEIVQELEGTRSNPHFDALRFINSAGAWSPDGRRFAFITFADGRNEINTFNVQTGEIRTRTAVENVGAIHNLAWSPDGQSIAFSGLEGGLSDLYVYDLDQKSVRQLTNDRYAALQPTWSPDGETLAFTTDRGRDGTNFETLEYGEERIGLIDVASGEIRTIRPFSTGMQHNPQFSPDGRSIYFVADQDGFKDVYRYDLDEEATYRVTELKTGVSGITALSPALSVARRSGRMMFSVFSNGGYSIVGLSPEETKGERMTPRAEAPNTAALLPPVQPKGDGLVGSYLEDPTTGLTDVDSSQTTKASNRLRLDRIVPPSVGASVGGPVGTQVAGGVGFMFSDILGHRNLSVFVQANGTIKDIGGGVFYSNQENRFNYGVGISHQPSAYGRVGRTRDGRFVQIVNRIFRTQVGAQTSYPFSQTNRLELGVGGTRYGFSQTVRAFNRFGQSQEIDAGTVRDPIYFARTSLAYVGDFSRSGLTSPLQGGRYRFQVTPQFGSRNFVSVLADYRRYFYREPVTLAVRGLHRGNYGAGEFDGQLTDNFVRETLGNPYQAGFVRGYSFNSLFEEPNCRANLESCRVGRLYGTRMALGSVELRLPLLGPEVLSLATFEYLPTDLVAFADAGVTWTNEDLTDLSFSSSTIGTGATGRLGTGSTERTVAAQPVTSAGLSARVNVLGAIVMEAFYARTFQRTKNWDFGVILRPGW; encoded by the coding sequence ATGCAACGATCTCCTGTGCGTTTTGCTCTCGCTCTCCTTGCGCTTTCGGTCGCCTCGATGATTGGGGCCGTCGGACCGGCGTCGGCCCAGTACTTTGGGCAGAATAAGGTCCAGTACGAACAGTTTGACTTTCGCTCCTTCGAGACGGATCAGTTTGAGATTTACTTCTACCCGGAGGAGCAGCAGGCCGTTGAGGACGCGGCCCGGATGGCGGAGCGGTGGTACGATCGCCACTCCCGGACCTTCCTCCGAGAGTTTCAGAAGAGGAAGCCGCTGATCTTTTACGCCAACAGCCCCGATTTTCAGCAGACCAACGCCGTGCGTGGGCAGCTGGGACAGGGCACCGGCGGCGTGACGGAGAGCATCAAGGAGCGCGTCATCATGCCGCTTACGGGAAGCTACGGGGAGACCGACCATGTGCTCGGCCACGAGCTGGTTCACTCGTTTCAGTACGACATTGCCCTGCGCAAGAACAACGAGGGGTTCTCGCTGCGCAACATGCCGCTGTGGTTCATTGAAGGAATGGCCGAATACCTGTCGATCGGGCGGAAGGACTCCCACACCGCGATGTGGATGCGGGACGCGGCCGTGCGCGGGGACCTGCCCACAATTCGGCAGCTCACGCGCGACCAGCAGTCCTACTTTCCCTACCGCTACGGCCAGGCCTACATGGCCTACATCGGCGGCAAGTACGGCGACGCCACCGTCACGGACCTTTACAAAATGAGTGGGCGGGTGGGGCTTGACTCCGCCTTCGTGTACACGCTCGGCATCACGGCCGATTCGCTGTCGGAGGAGTGGAAGCAGTCCACCCGCGATGCCCTCCTGCCGGCCACCGAGGGGCGGACGCCGGTGGACTCGGTGGGCACGGCGGTGATTGGGGACCCCGGGGGCGACAACCAGCTCAACATCTCCCCGGCGGTGAGCCCGGACGGGCGCTACGTGGCCTTTATCTCGCGCCGCAACCTCTTCAACACGAACCTCTTCGTCGCGGACGCGGAGACGGGCGAGATCGTCCAGGAACTGGAGGGAACCCGCTCAAACCCGCACTTCGACGCGCTCCGGTTTATCAACTCGGCGGGGGCGTGGTCGCCGGACGGGCGGCGGTTTGCGTTCATCACGTTCGCGGACGGCCGCAACGAAATCAACACGTTCAACGTCCAGACGGGCGAGATCCGGACGCGGACGGCGGTGGAGAACGTGGGGGCCATTCACAACCTGGCCTGGTCGCCGGACGGGCAGTCCATTGCGTTTTCGGGGCTGGAGGGCGGCCTGAGCGACCTGTACGTCTACGACCTGGACCAGAAGAGCGTGCGCCAGCTCACCAACGACCGGTATGCGGCCCTGCAGCCGACGTGGTCGCCCGACGGGGAAACCCTCGCGTTTACGACGGACCGCGGGCGGGACGGGACAAACTTTGAGACGCTGGAGTACGGCGAGGAGCGCATCGGCCTGATCGACGTCGCGTCCGGCGAGATTCGCACGATCCGGCCCTTCTCCACGGGCATGCAGCACAACCCACAGTTCAGTCCGGACGGCCGCAGCATCTACTTCGTTGCCGATCAGGACGGCTTCAAGGACGTGTACCGCTACGACCTGGACGAGGAGGCGACCTACCGCGTGACGGAGCTGAAGACCGGCGTGAGTGGCATTACGGCCCTCTCTCCGGCCCTGTCGGTGGCGCGGCGGAGCGGGCGGATGATGTTCTCGGTCTTCTCGAACGGCGGGTACTCCATCGTGGGGCTCTCGCCGGAGGAAACGAAGGGGGAGCGGATGACGCCGAGGGCGGAGGCCCCCAACACCGCCGCGTTGCTTCCCCCGGTGCAGCCGAAGGGGGACGGCCTCGTGGGCAGTTACCTGGAGGATCCGACGACGGGGCTAACGGACGTGGACTCATCCCAGACGACGAAGGCCAGCAATCGGCTGCGCCTCGACCGCATCGTGCCCCCTTCGGTGGGGGCCTCGGTGGGAGGACCGGTGGGCACGCAGGTGGCGGGGGGGGTCGGGTTCATGTTCAGTGACATTCTCGGCCATCGGAACCTGAGCGTCTTCGTACAGGCCAACGGAACGATCAAGGACATCGGCGGGGGCGTCTTCTACTCCAATCAGGAGAACCGATTCAACTACGGGGTCGGCATCTCGCACCAGCCGTCGGCCTACGGGCGAGTGGGACGGACGAGAGATGGACGATTCGTGCAAATCGTCAATCGGATCTTCCGGACGCAGGTGGGCGCGCAGACGAGCTATCCCTTCTCCCAGACGAACCGACTCGAACTTGGCGTAGGGGGCACGCGCTACGGATTCAGCCAGACCGTCCGCGCGTTCAACCGGTTCGGGCAGTCCCAAGAGATTGACGCCGGGACAGTGCGCGATCCCATCTACTTCGCGCGCACGAGCCTCGCGTACGTCGGGGACTTCTCGCGGTCGGGCTTGACCTCGCCCCTGCAGGGCGGGCGCTACCGCTTCCAGGTGACGCCGCAGTTTGGGTCCCGGAACTTCGTGTCGGTGCTGGCCGACTACCGGCGGTACTTCTACCGCGAGCCCGTCACGCTTGCGGTGCGGGGCCTCCACCGCGGGAACTACGGGGCGGGCGAGTTTGACGGCCAGCTAACGGACAACTTCGTCCGCGAAACGCTCGGGAATCCCTACCAGGCGGGCTTTGTGCGGGGGTACAGCTTCAATTCGCTTTTTGAGGAGCCGAATTGTCGAGCCAATCTCGAATCCTGCAGAGTTGGGCGATTGTACGGCACGCGCATGGCGCTCGGGAGCGTCGAGCTGCGCCTCCCGCTCCTCGGGCCGGAGGTGCTGAGCCTCGCGACCTTCGAGTACCTGCCGACCGACCTGGTGGCCTTCGCCGATGCCGGGGTGACGTGGACCAACGAGGACCTGACGGACCTGTCCTTCTCCTCGAGCACGATTGGGACCGGCGCAACCGGGCGCCTGGGCACCGGCAGTACGGAGCGCACCGTGGCCGCGCAGCCGGTGACGAGCGCCGGCCTGTCGGCGCGCGTGAACGTCCTGGGCGCAATCGTCATGGAGGCGTTTTACGCCCGCACGTTCCAGCGCACCAAAAACTGGGACTTCGGGGTCATCCTGCGGCCTGGGTGGTAG